The genomic window AGCGAAGCACCGAAGCGAAGCGCAGTGCGGAATGCCCCGACCCTTGCGTCAGCAAGGGGCACGCCCAAAAAATCAAAAAAAATAAAATTATCCTACAATTTTGGACAAACCTGAAACTTTGAAAAACAATTTCTTGCTTCTATTCGCCTATTCAGTTTTATGAATAACAATTACAAACTCGCCCTTTGGGGGATGCTGTTCAAAATGCTCAATCAGCTCTGTTATGTTACCTCGAATGGTCTGTTCAAAAACTTTGGAAATTTCTCTGCTTACAGATACTCTAACCGTTTTGCCTAAGTAAATTTCTATTTCTCGTAAGGTTTTGAGTAATCTGTGGGGCGATTCGTATAAAACTATTGTTCGGGTCTCATTTTGCAGTTCTGCCCAACGAGCTTTTCGTCCTTTTTTCAAAGGTAAAAAACCTTCAAAGCAAAACCTATGTGTAGGAAATCCACTGTTGATAAGGGCAGGAATAAAAGCCACGGGACCCGGCAGCGTTTCTACTACAATCTGATTCTCAATAGCAGCATTGACTACGGTATAAGCTGCATCACTAATGCCCGGCGTACCTGCATCGCTAACAATGGCAACATTTTTACCTTCCTTAATCAACTTTATGATATGACTTGCTTGATAGTCCTCATTGTGCTGGTGGTAGCTTATCATTGGCGTTTGAATACCGTAAGTTTTAAGCAGTATGTTAGTAATACGGGTATCTTCTACGGCAATATAATCTACTATTTTTAGTATAGCTATGGCTCTTAGAGTAATATCCTGCAAATTGCCGATAGGTGTAGGTACAATATACAATTTGCCTACTGTATCCATACTGTAATACTACCTAAAAATTAAGCAAATTAGGAATGAAAGAAGTATTTAAGTACATCAAAAGTTATCAAAATATCGTAAATTGCGTGTGTCCAAGCAGCTATGCCGAATCCTCTAAGCAAAAATATTATTCCTAATACCATACCTGCTCCCATTCTGAAAATAAAAGAAGACCATGTGAACACATCAGCATACGTGCCAATGTAATGTATATAAGAAAATAAGGCAGCAGAGATTGCAAAAATCAAAAGTTTTGTTCCGTACATTTTGCTTTCAGGATACAT from Bacteroidia bacterium includes these protein-coding regions:
- the rsmI gene encoding 16S rRNA (cytidine(1402)-2'-O)-methyltransferase, which produces MDTVGKLYIVPTPIGNLQDITLRAIAILKIVDYIAVEDTRITNILLKTYGIQTPMISYHQHNEDYQASHIIKLIKEGKNVAIVSDAGTPGISDAAYTVVNAAIENQIVVETLPGPVAFIPALINSGFPTHRFCFEGFLPLKKGRKARWAELQNETRTIVLYESPHRLLKTLREIEIYLGKTVRVSVSREISKVFEQTIRGNITELIEHFEQHPPKGEFVIVIHKTE